One window from the genome of Streptomyces sp. NBC_01476 encodes:
- a CDS encoding L-lactate permease, whose amino-acid sequence MTHTVGHQLASYQQDYSPIGSSLGLSSLVAILPLLVLFVLLGVLRMRAWLASLIALAVAVLIACAGYSMPFADALNSGALGAAFGFFPIMWIVINAIWVYNLTVETGHFDVLRRSFASISDDRRVQAIIIAFCFGALMEALAGFGTPVAMTSVMLIALGFRPLKAAIVALVANTAPVAFGAIAAPITTLAGVTSLPVDDLGAMVGRQTPVLALFVPLALVFIVDGKRGLRQTWQPAVLCGVVFAVFQYLASNFWSVQLADIVAALVSALALLAFTRVWQAAEPYTETEEDDGFETGGAGGGTGRPLAPAGGGDGAPAGHTDSLVLTRVDSEAEPAPRDTPLDVFKAYAPYLAIIVVFVLATRVPAITGKPPAKAGQTGTGIESVTHIVNWPGLHIINAAGNPVATTFKLNYLSAAGSLLLISGVISMALLGVGLRRGLVAYGRTLDQLKFAILTVMLVLGLGYIMNESGQTTTLGLWVAGAGAAFAFLSPILGWLGVAVTGSDTSSNSLFGALQITAAHQAGLSPTLMAAANSSGGVLGKMVSPQNLAIAAAAVGFEGREGILFRRVILWSVVFLAFMCVLVYLQSTPVLDWMVVKTQAVPAP is encoded by the coding sequence ATGACACACACCGTCGGTCACCAACTCGCCAGCTATCAACAGGACTACAGCCCGATCGGCAGCTCCCTCGGGCTGTCGTCCCTGGTCGCGATCCTCCCGCTGCTCGTGCTCTTCGTCCTGCTCGGCGTGCTGCGGATGAGAGCGTGGCTCGCCTCGCTGATCGCGCTCGCGGTCGCCGTACTGATCGCCTGCGCCGGGTACTCGATGCCGTTCGCCGACGCCCTCAACAGCGGTGCGCTGGGAGCGGCGTTCGGCTTCTTCCCGATCATGTGGATCGTCATCAACGCGATCTGGGTCTACAACCTCACCGTCGAGACCGGCCACTTCGACGTCCTGCGCAGGTCGTTCGCGTCCATCAGCGACGACCGGCGGGTGCAGGCCATCATCATCGCGTTCTGTTTCGGCGCGCTGATGGAGGCCCTGGCCGGCTTCGGCACCCCCGTCGCGATGACCTCGGTGATGCTGATCGCCCTGGGATTCCGGCCGTTGAAGGCGGCGATCGTGGCCCTGGTCGCCAACACCGCGCCGGTCGCCTTCGGCGCCATCGCGGCACCCATCACCACCCTGGCCGGCGTCACCAGCCTGCCGGTGGACGACCTCGGCGCGATGGTCGGCCGGCAGACCCCGGTCCTGGCGCTCTTCGTGCCGCTGGCCCTGGTGTTCATCGTGGACGGCAAGCGCGGCCTGCGGCAGACCTGGCAGCCGGCTGTGCTGTGCGGTGTGGTCTTCGCGGTCTTCCAGTACCTCGCGTCGAACTTCTGGTCCGTACAGCTCGCCGACATCGTCGCCGCTCTCGTCTCGGCTCTCGCGCTGCTCGCTTTCACCCGGGTGTGGCAGGCGGCCGAGCCGTACACCGAGACCGAGGAGGACGACGGCTTCGAGACCGGCGGCGCCGGCGGCGGCACCGGACGGCCGCTCGCACCGGCCGGCGGCGGCGACGGTGCCCCCGCCGGGCACACCGACTCCCTCGTCCTGACCCGGGTCGACTCCGAGGCCGAACCGGCCCCGCGCGACACCCCGCTGGACGTCTTCAAGGCGTACGCGCCCTACCTGGCGATCATCGTGGTGTTCGTACTGGCCACCCGCGTCCCGGCGATCACCGGGAAGCCACCGGCCAAGGCCGGCCAGACCGGCACCGGCATCGAGTCGGTCACCCACATCGTCAACTGGCCCGGACTGCACATCATCAACGCGGCCGGCAACCCGGTCGCCACCACCTTCAAGCTCAACTACCTCTCCGCGGCGGGCAGTCTGCTGCTCATCTCCGGGGTCATCAGCATGGCGCTGCTCGGCGTGGGCCTGCGCCGCGGCCTGGTCGCGTACGGACGCACCCTGGACCAGCTGAAGTTCGCGATCCTCACCGTGATGCTGGTGCTCGGGCTCGGCTACATCATGAACGAGTCCGGCCAGACCACCACGCTGGGCCTGTGGGTGGCCGGCGCGGGCGCCGCCTTCGCCTTCCTCTCCCCGATACTCGGCTGGCTCGGCGTCGCCGTCACCGGCTCCGACACCTCCTCCAACTCGCTCTTCGGCGCGCTCCAGATCACCGCGGCCCACCAGGCCGGACTGTCACCGACACTCATGGCCGCGGCGAACTCCTCCGGCGGTGTGCTCGGCAAGATGGTCTCCCCGCAGAACCTGGCGATCGCCGCGGCGGCGGTCGGCTTCGAGGGACGCGAGGGCATCCTCTTCCGGCGGGTCATCCTGTGGAGCGTGGTGTTCCTGGCGTTCATGTGCGTGCTCGTCTATCTGCAGAGCACGCCGGTGCTCGACTGGATGGTGGTGAAGACGCAGGCGGTGCCGGCGCCGTAA
- a CDS encoding MrcB family domain-containing protein, giving the protein MNIRDFLADVGATYDHALGTRKGVHAQDLLRAAPTHFAPYVPAGWVVTGNGGNGGGGLTPWVGVFSPRATLDAKKGLYIVYLFAADLKTVTLALNQGVTVLQEQLGRAGARTALEKEVERLVGELPPLQDGRWREPMDLACSEYRQRAYEAGAVATRRYVLADLPSEAELRSDLSHMTELLDLSTLNQAKHLRATRSESEERDFAAAERIMQAGDPVERFKPKDASDYVAHIAGKTLTKRRDHEALVKEFGLAAQERGFTANTNVHPRDLTLRKDSTEWLVEVKTVYSGNATQAVREATGQLLTYRHFLYLAKAKPAPHLLGVFTESIGDGYAQFLETINIGSVWWTPFGWEGSALASEWGLA; this is encoded by the coding sequence ATGAACATCCGGGACTTCCTTGCTGATGTTGGCGCCACCTACGACCACGCCTTGGGCACCCGCAAAGGGGTGCACGCACAGGATCTCCTACGTGCTGCACCCACCCATTTTGCACCGTATGTTCCAGCGGGCTGGGTGGTCACTGGCAACGGTGGGAACGGAGGCGGCGGACTCACCCCCTGGGTTGGCGTTTTCTCGCCCCGCGCGACCCTGGATGCGAAGAAGGGCCTCTACATCGTCTACCTCTTCGCCGCGGACTTGAAGACGGTGACCTTGGCGTTGAATCAAGGGGTCACGGTGCTTCAGGAGCAATTGGGGCGAGCCGGTGCGAGAACGGCCCTGGAGAAGGAGGTTGAGCGCCTCGTTGGTGAGCTTCCTCCCTTGCAGGACGGGCGTTGGCGGGAGCCGATGGATCTCGCCTGTTCGGAGTATCGCCAGCGTGCGTACGAAGCTGGCGCCGTAGCAACGCGCCGCTACGTACTTGCTGATCTGCCGTCGGAGGCCGAACTCCGATCGGATCTCTCGCACATGACCGAGTTGCTGGATCTCTCCACGCTCAACCAAGCGAAACACCTGCGGGCAACCCGGTCGGAGAGCGAAGAGCGAGACTTCGCTGCAGCTGAGCGCATCATGCAGGCAGGGGATCCCGTCGAGCGGTTCAAGCCCAAAGATGCCAGTGACTACGTGGCGCACATCGCCGGGAAGACCCTGACCAAGCGCCGCGATCATGAGGCGCTGGTCAAGGAGTTCGGCCTCGCGGCACAGGAGCGCGGCTTCACCGCCAACACGAATGTGCACCCACGAGACCTCACCTTGCGGAAAGACAGCACGGAGTGGCTAGTCGAGGTAAAGACGGTTTACTCGGGGAACGCGACGCAAGCCGTTCGCGAGGCCACCGGTCAACTACTCACCTACCGGCACTTCCTCTACCTGGCCAAAGCCAAGCCGGCTCCGCATCTTCTCGGTGTCTTCACCGAGTCGATCGGCGACGGTTACGCCCAGTTCCTGGAGACGATCAACATCGGATCCGTCTGGTGGACGCCCTTTGGCTGGGAGGGCAGCGCACTGGCCAGCGAGTGGGGCCTGGCGTGA
- a CDS encoding N-acetylmuramoyl-L-alanine amidase codes for MVRPSRPQLPYASSRSAPPDTPTRRSLLRGGLALGAAAGAVAAGQLWGGAGGAHAAGVDYPGATWAPASPANYTASDRPSTYPIDLVVIHVTQETFADTISLFQDPAHAATAHYVVRSADGAVDQCVREHDVAWHAGNWDYNTRSIGIEHEGWVDDPSYFTDAMYHASALLTGAICDTYGIPKDREHIIGHVEVPGTDHTDPGPNWDWPRYLRLLNGG; via the coding sequence ATGGTACGACCCAGCCGCCCCCAACTCCCTTACGCCTCCAGCCGGTCCGCCCCACCGGACACCCCCACCCGCCGCTCGCTGCTGCGCGGCGGCCTCGCCCTGGGCGCGGCGGCCGGCGCGGTCGCCGCCGGCCAGCTCTGGGGCGGCGCGGGCGGTGCGCACGCGGCCGGCGTCGACTACCCCGGCGCCACCTGGGCGCCGGCCAGCCCCGCCAACTACACGGCCTCGGACCGCCCTTCGACGTACCCGATCGACCTCGTGGTGATCCACGTGACCCAGGAGACGTTCGCCGACACCATCTCCCTCTTCCAGGACCCCGCCCACGCCGCCACGGCCCACTACGTCGTCCGCTCCGCCGACGGCGCCGTCGACCAGTGCGTCCGCGAACACGACGTCGCCTGGCACGCCGGCAACTGGGACTACAACACCCGCAGCATCGGCATCGAACACGAGGGCTGGGTCGACGACCCCTCCTACTTCACCGACGCGATGTACCACGCCTCGGCCCTCCTGACCGGCGCCATCTGCGACACGTACGGCATCCCCAAGGACCGCGAGCACATCATCGGCCACGTCGAGGTCCCCGGCACCGACCACACCGACCCCGGCCCCAACTGGGACTGGCCCCGCTACCTCCGCCTGCTCAACGGGGGCTGA
- a CDS encoding FAD-dependent oxidoreductase has product MGIFRTLADDPSAGVRITPGIEASRHTGTPPDWATTLPGFLPCTPAALPPSFTTGYRFEVPLVDMPVYLAHLHTRLIATGATIAKGKVTDLDDPRLGPVVVNCAGLGSRQLANDSTLRPIRGQHVIVTNPGITEFFSEDTGTSPDLLCIYPHGDTVVLGGTAVDGREDLNPDPAAADAILSRCTAVEPRLAGARVLAHRVGVRPTRAVVRVEVEERPSGRTVLHNYGHGGAGVTLSWGCARDIQRLLGRTGPC; this is encoded by the coding sequence TTGGGGATCTTCCGCACGCTGGCTGACGATCCGAGCGCTGGGGTCCGTATCACCCCCGGCATCGAAGCCTCCCGGCACACTGGCACCCCGCCTGACTGGGCGACGACGCTGCCCGGCTTCCTGCCCTGCACCCCTGCCGCACTACCCCCGAGCTTCACGACTGGCTACCGGTTCGAGGTCCCCCTTGTCGACATGCCCGTCTACCTCGCTCACCTCCATACTCGCCTGATCGCCACCGGCGCCACGATCGCCAAGGGCAAGGTGACAGACCTGGACGATCCCAGGCTCGGCCCCGTCGTGGTCAACTGTGCCGGTCTCGGCTCACGCCAACTCGCGAACGACAGCACCCTCCGCCCCATTCGCGGCCAGCACGTCATCGTCACCAACCCCGGGATCACCGAGTTCTTCTCCGAGGACACCGGCACCTCCCCCGACCTGCTGTGCATCTACCCCCACGGCGACACCGTCGTCCTGGGCGGCACCGCCGTCGACGGCCGCGAAGACCTGAACCCCGACCCAGCAGCAGCCGACGCCATCCTGAGCCGATGCACGGCTGTCGAACCCCGCCTCGCCGGCGCCCGCGTACTTGCACACCGCGTCGGCGTCCGCCCGACTCGCGCAGTCGTCCGCGTCGAAGTCGAGGAGCGCCCCAGCGGCCGAACTGTCCTTCACAACTACGGCCACGGTGGCGCCGGCGTCACCCTCTCCTGGGGTTGTGCCCGCGACATTCAGCGCCTCCTGGGGCGCACGGGTCCGTGCTGA
- a CDS encoding DUF397 domain-containing protein, whose amino-acid sequence MSDRREWFKSSYSGGANTECVETALRDRGVDVRDAKNPEGPVLTFSRAGWAAFIRAVRAGEVGFRVSEPRAPK is encoded by the coding sequence GTGAGCGACCGACGCGAGTGGTTCAAGTCCTCTTACAGCGGTGGCGCCAACACCGAATGCGTCGAAACGGCACTCCGCGATCGTGGTGTGGACGTCCGCGACGCGAAGAACCCCGAAGGGCCCGTGCTGACCTTTTCGCGGGCGGGCTGGGCGGCATTCATCAGGGCCGTCCGGGCCGGAGAAGTGGGCTTCCGCGTCTCTGAGCCGCGCGCGCCGAAGTGA
- a CDS encoding M23 family metallopeptidase, producing MASNQPAYAPARPENEAAGERDEFRTDFRGDFGAGSGTGSGTAGVRTERGTDFGTEPGTYFGAGSGTGYGTGSGTGSGTDDATGRGSLPAEISASMPAQLPAPLPASEPVREPVREPLPDSAPVPLPRQRTLARGSAVLGIAAMAAVGASGVATAAGTATAPAPVPVSVPDAPDVPDVPGAAEVPGAAAVPAAPAVSVAPAVPVALPEASVALPAPSGAVPLPPEAARTPLADPGEALLTRIVTHATEAREAVARAEREAAAKAAADQAARAAAAQKVREQAAAAKAAAEAKEKAETEAAAKAEAERLARLAASYIKPVSCYTLTAGFGEADLWGNIHAGQDFDAPTGTPVHAVHGGTVTSAGWAGASGYRVVVTLDDGTELWYCHLSTMVVTSGRVTTGDTIGRVGATGNVPAPHLHLEVRPGGADAVDPLPWLTAHDVHV from the coding sequence GTGGCGTCGAACCAGCCTGCCTACGCACCTGCCCGGCCCGAGAACGAGGCGGCCGGGGAGCGGGACGAGTTCCGTACCGACTTCCGTGGCGACTTCGGCGCCGGTTCGGGCACCGGTTCCGGCACCGCCGGCGTCCGTACCGAACGGGGCACCGACTTCGGAACCGAGCCGGGCACTTACTTCGGCGCCGGTTCCGGGACCGGTTACGGCACCGGTTCCGGCACCGGTTCCGGCACTGACGACGCGACCGGGCGAGGCTCACTCCCCGCTGAGATATCCGCCTCGATGCCGGCGCAGCTTCCCGCACCGCTCCCCGCCTCAGAGCCGGTCCGGGAGCCGGTCCGGGAGCCGCTCCCGGATTCTGCCCCGGTGCCGCTTCCGCGCCAGCGGACCCTGGCGCGCGGCTCGGCGGTCCTCGGCATAGCGGCGATGGCGGCGGTCGGGGCGAGCGGGGTGGCCACCGCGGCCGGCACCGCAACGGCTCCGGCACCGGTGCCCGTCTCCGTACCGGATGCGCCCGACGTACCTGACGTACCCGGCGCGGCTGAGGTCCCCGGCGCCGCCGCCGTGCCCGCGGCGCCGGCCGTGTCTGTCGCGCCCGCCGTGCCTGTCGCGCTGCCCGAGGCGTCCGTCGCGCTGCCGGCGCCGTCCGGTGCGGTCCCCCTGCCGCCGGAAGCCGCCCGCACACCGCTCGCGGACCCGGGCGAGGCGCTCCTCACCCGCATCGTCACGCACGCCACCGAGGCCCGCGAGGCCGTCGCCCGCGCCGAGCGCGAAGCCGCCGCGAAGGCCGCCGCCGACCAGGCGGCCCGGGCCGCGGCCGCGCAGAAGGTACGGGAGCAGGCCGCCGCCGCGAAGGCCGCCGCCGAGGCGAAGGAGAAGGCCGAGACGGAAGCCGCCGCGAAAGCCGAGGCCGAACGCCTCGCCCGCCTCGCGGCCTCGTACATCAAGCCCGTCTCCTGCTACACCCTCACCGCGGGCTTCGGCGAGGCCGACCTGTGGGGCAACATCCACGCGGGCCAGGACTTCGACGCACCCACCGGCACGCCGGTGCATGCCGTGCACGGCGGTACGGTCACCTCGGCCGGCTGGGCGGGGGCGTCCGGCTACCGGGTCGTGGTCACGCTCGACGACGGCACCGAGCTCTGGTACTGCCACCTCTCGACGATGGTCGTCACCTCGGGGCGGGTCACGACCGGCGACACGATCGGCCGGGTCGGCGCGACCGGCAACGTCCCGGCGCCGCACCTCCACCTCGAAGTCCGCCCGGGCGGCGCGGACGCGGTGGACCCCCTGCCGTGGCTCACCGCCCACGACGTACACGTCTGA
- a CDS encoding helix-turn-helix domain-containing protein, giving the protein MKTGPTTRRRQLGATLRKLRERKGMTLEEAGKLVGVSKATISRYETKDGPVRWPVVDALCREYEATEAERAAVVSWAKAAREQGWWTSFGGPLPETLNFLLTLEDEAAREDHFATIYVPGLLQTPGYIKAVIQASETRYSADEVDRQVAIRMKRQEILHRAQPPHLWAVLDESVVRRVVGGPDVMRAQLTHLADCTESPNITIQIFPFATGAHATAMGSFVILGGPEASMDVVYVDFHTGALFLETEEELATYRGAFDYLRARALSPAESLAAIHRARKEMQ; this is encoded by the coding sequence GTGAAGACCGGTCCCACCACTCGCCGTCGCCAACTGGGAGCGACCCTGCGCAAACTGCGGGAGCGCAAGGGCATGACGCTCGAAGAGGCAGGGAAGCTCGTCGGCGTCTCGAAGGCGACCATCAGTCGCTACGAGACAAAAGATGGCCCGGTCAGGTGGCCCGTCGTCGATGCACTGTGCCGTGAGTACGAGGCAACTGAGGCAGAGCGCGCAGCAGTTGTGAGCTGGGCGAAGGCGGCGAGGGAACAGGGCTGGTGGACTTCGTTCGGCGGGCCGCTTCCCGAGACGCTGAACTTCTTGCTCACCCTGGAAGACGAAGCCGCCCGCGAAGACCACTTCGCCACCATCTACGTTCCGGGGTTGCTGCAGACCCCTGGGTACATCAAAGCGGTTATTCAGGCCTCGGAGACGCGGTACTCAGCTGATGAGGTGGACCGCCAAGTCGCCATCCGCATGAAGCGGCAGGAAATCCTCCATCGCGCGCAGCCCCCGCACCTGTGGGCCGTTCTCGATGAGTCGGTCGTCCGGCGGGTTGTTGGCGGGCCCGACGTCATGCGCGCCCAACTCACCCACCTGGCAGATTGCACCGAGTCGCCGAACATCACCATCCAGATCTTCCCGTTCGCAACCGGCGCGCACGCCACAGCGATGGGTAGTTTCGTCATTCTCGGTGGGCCCGAAGCTTCCATGGACGTGGTCTACGTGGACTTCCACACAGGGGCTCTGTTCCTGGAGACAGAAGAGGAGCTCGCCACCTACCGGGGGGCCTTCGACTACCTGCGTGCCCGGGCGCTGAGTCCGGCTGAATCCCTGGCAGCCATCCATCGAGCGCGTAAGGAGATGCAGTGA
- a CDS encoding (Fe-S)-binding protein, with the protein MPEPTPANPAAANPAATNPGATTPLPADPAGWAAPAPVPRRPAPLGTPVAPSAAGATVGLGMPAYGPPPPGSAFDAHQPPDAALVGDCVHCGFCLPTCPTYVLWGEEMDSPRGRIDIIKAGLEGDAFDASSVRHLDQCLGCMACVTACPSGVQYDKLIESTRAQLERRTARPRAERLLRALVYGLFPYPRRLRLLRGPLRLYQASGLGRPIARSGLLRRLPATLQAMEALAPKLGPAPALPERTPARGTRRRTVGLLTGCVQGTFFPDVNAATVRVLAAEGCDVVVPRRQGCCGALSAHAGRAPEAIGFARHVIETFERSGVDTIVVNAAGCGSNLKEYGHQLRDEPGDWARRAEQLAAKVRDITELLDEMGPVAPRHPLPVSIAYQDACHLAHAQAVRDQPRRLLRGIPGVTLRELPEAEICCGSAGTYNLLHPEPAAELGERKAKAVLGTGAGLMVTANPGCWMQVATTLARMGERMPVAHTVQVLDAAIRGVPVERLLAQALDGPGTALTTSPADRRAVQTKGSR; encoded by the coding sequence ATGCCAGAACCCACCCCCGCGAATCCGGCGGCCGCGAATCCGGCGGCCACGAACCCCGGTGCGACCACCCCGCTCCCCGCCGACCCGGCCGGATGGGCCGCCCCCGCGCCCGTCCCGCGCCGCCCCGCGCCCCTGGGCACACCCGTCGCCCCCAGCGCGGCCGGCGCCACCGTCGGACTCGGCATGCCCGCCTACGGCCCGCCCCCGCCGGGCAGCGCCTTCGACGCCCACCAGCCCCCCGACGCCGCCCTGGTGGGCGACTGCGTGCACTGCGGATTCTGCCTGCCGACCTGCCCCACCTACGTCCTGTGGGGCGAGGAGATGGACAGCCCCCGCGGCCGGATCGACATCATCAAGGCGGGGCTCGAAGGCGACGCCTTCGACGCGTCGAGCGTGCGCCACCTCGACCAGTGCCTGGGCTGCATGGCCTGCGTCACGGCCTGCCCGTCCGGGGTGCAGTACGACAAGCTGATCGAGAGCACCCGCGCCCAGCTGGAACGCCGCACCGCCCGCCCGCGCGCCGAACGCCTGCTGCGCGCCCTGGTCTACGGCCTCTTCCCCTACCCCCGCCGCCTGCGCCTCCTGCGCGGTCCGCTGCGCCTCTACCAGGCGTCCGGCCTCGGCCGGCCGATCGCCCGCAGCGGCCTGCTGCGCCGGCTGCCCGCGACGCTCCAGGCCATGGAGGCGCTCGCACCGAAGCTCGGCCCGGCGCCCGCACTTCCCGAGCGGACCCCGGCCCGGGGCACCAGGCGCCGTACCGTCGGCCTGCTCACCGGCTGCGTACAGGGCACCTTCTTCCCCGATGTGAACGCCGCGACCGTACGCGTGCTGGCCGCCGAAGGCTGCGACGTGGTCGTACCGCGCCGCCAGGGCTGCTGCGGGGCGCTGTCCGCGCACGCCGGCCGGGCCCCGGAGGCCATCGGCTTCGCCCGGCACGTCATCGAGACCTTCGAACGGTCCGGGGTCGACACGATCGTGGTGAACGCGGCCGGCTGCGGCTCCAACCTCAAGGAGTACGGCCACCAGTTGCGCGACGAACCCGGCGACTGGGCCCGCAGAGCCGAGCAGTTGGCCGCCAAGGTGCGCGACATCACCGAACTCCTCGACGAGATGGGCCCGGTGGCGCCCCGCCACCCCCTTCCAGTGAGCATCGCCTACCAGGACGCCTGCCACCTCGCCCACGCCCAGGCCGTCCGCGACCAGCCCCGCCGGCTGCTGCGCGGCATCCCCGGGGTGACCCTGCGCGAACTGCCCGAGGCCGAGATCTGCTGCGGCAGTGCCGGCACGTACAACCTGCTGCACCCGGAACCCGCCGCGGAACTCGGCGAACGCAAGGCGAAAGCGGTCCTGGGCACCGGCGCCGGGCTCATGGTCACCGCCAACCCTGGCTGCTGGATGCAGGTCGCCACCACCCTCGCCCGGATGGGCGAACGGATGCCCGTCGCGCACACCGTCCAGGTGCTCGACGCCGCCATCCGGGGCGTCCCCGTCGAACGGCTGCTCGCGCAGGCCCTCGACGGCCCCGGCACCGCCCTCACCACCTCCCCCGCCGACCGGAGAGCCGTACAGACAAAGGGGTCAAGATGA
- a CDS encoding FAD-binding oxidoreductase: protein MPGITAAQTATPATHKEVADLLRSTDPRSTVVPAGAGTKTGWAAPPTSCDLLLRTTGLDRITEYAPGDLVVVAEAGVPLAALQRELAGHGQMLALDPPEPGATLGGIVGANASGPRRLRYGTVRDLLIGVTVVLADGTVARAGGKVVKNVAGYDLGKLYTGAHGGLGVVTSTTWRLHPLPPAAGAVTVPVPDHATAGRYAALLARSTLTPTAVELRFGPGKPELVALFESIPASVGHQTEAAVGLLGGGTVTDAPPAWFGARPAGPLVLRLAYEPFALPHVLDALPAGAAGTASACTGVAYATVPAGTDLAALRTAIAPYDGSAVVLAAPDGADLDHWGPPGDSFALMTRVKDRFDPTRRLSPGRLLGGL, encoded by the coding sequence ATGCCCGGCATCACCGCGGCGCAGACCGCGACACCCGCCACCCACAAGGAAGTCGCCGACCTGCTCAGGTCCACCGACCCCCGCAGCACCGTCGTCCCGGCCGGCGCCGGCACCAAGACCGGCTGGGCGGCCCCGCCCACCTCCTGCGACCTGCTGCTGCGGACCACCGGCCTCGACCGGATCACCGAGTACGCCCCCGGCGACCTCGTGGTGGTCGCCGAAGCCGGTGTGCCCCTGGCGGCGCTCCAGCGGGAACTGGCCGGCCACGGCCAGATGCTCGCCCTCGACCCGCCCGAGCCCGGCGCCACCCTCGGCGGCATCGTCGGTGCCAACGCCTCCGGCCCCCGGCGGCTGCGCTACGGCACCGTCCGCGACCTGCTCATCGGCGTCACCGTGGTGCTCGCCGACGGCACGGTGGCCCGCGCGGGCGGCAAAGTGGTGAAGAACGTCGCCGGTTACGACCTCGGCAAGCTCTACACCGGCGCGCACGGCGGACTCGGCGTCGTCACCTCCACCACCTGGCGGCTGCACCCGCTGCCCCCAGCGGCGGGCGCGGTCACCGTCCCCGTACCCGACCACGCGACCGCCGGGCGGTACGCGGCACTGCTGGCCCGCTCCACCCTGACCCCGACCGCGGTCGAACTCCGCTTCGGGCCGGGGAAGCCGGAGCTCGTCGCGCTCTTCGAGAGCATCCCCGCGTCGGTCGGGCACCAGACCGAGGCGGCAGTGGGCCTGCTGGGCGGCGGGACGGTGACCGACGCTCCGCCCGCCTGGTTCGGCGCCCGTCCCGCCGGACCGCTCGTGCTGCGGCTCGCGTACGAGCCCTTCGCGCTGCCGCACGTGCTGGACGCCCTCCCGGCCGGCGCGGCCGGCACCGCCTCGGCCTGCACCGGTGTCGCCTACGCGACCGTACCGGCCGGCACCGACCTCGCCGCGCTGCGGACCGCCATCGCGCCCTACGACGGCTCGGCCGTCGTCCTCGCCGCCCCCGACGGAGCGGACCTCGACCACTGGGGCCCACCGGGCGACTCCTTCGCCCTGATGACCCGCGTCAAGGACCGCTTCGACCCGACGCGCCGGCTCTCCCCCGGCCGACTGCTCGGAGGACTCTGA
- a CDS encoding DUF4240 domain-containing protein has translation METDQFWTLIADCRRQGLSGDKRDAWLRDALLLLPPPDVIAFQACLDSVTGEAFTWNLWAAADRILGGWCSDDAFCSFQQWMVSLGRPVFEAALTDADVLAYAPEVLRLSSLPRAAWPADAWPQWETLSHLAPAAYEQLTGTFDDCGDAFHAAARTLLAADSTTRTPPGLTPSGTRWSVLDEPESTRRLPRLTAMFPLP, from the coding sequence ATGGAGACGGACCAATTCTGGACTCTCATCGCGGACTGCAGACGCCAGGGGCTCAGCGGCGACAAGCGGGACGCATGGCTCCGCGACGCGCTCCTCCTTCTCCCCCCACCGGACGTCATCGCCTTCCAGGCGTGTCTCGACAGCGTCACCGGCGAGGCCTTCACCTGGAACCTGTGGGCCGCCGCCGACCGCATCCTCGGCGGCTGGTGCTCCGACGACGCGTTCTGCTCCTTCCAGCAGTGGATGGTCAGCCTCGGCCGCCCGGTCTTCGAGGCGGCCCTCACCGACGCCGACGTCCTCGCCTACGCCCCGGAGGTCCTGCGCCTGTCCAGCCTGCCGCGCGCTGCCTGGCCCGCCGACGCCTGGCCCCAGTGGGAAACGCTCTCCCACCTCGCCCCCGCGGCCTACGAACAGCTCACCGGCACCTTCGACGACTGCGGGGACGCCTTCCACGCCGCCGCCCGCACCCTCCTCGCCGCCGACTCCACCACCCGCACCCCGCCCGGCCTCACCCCCTCCGGCACCCGCTGGTCCGTCCTCGACGAGCCCGAATCCACCCGCCGCCTCCCCCGCCTGACCGCGATGTTCCCCCTCCCCTGA